A section of the Prochlorococcus sp. MIT 1341 genome encodes:
- the ruvX gene encoding Holliday junction resolvase RuvX has product MKTKKPFPRSVLSIDIGHKRIGLAGCDPLGITIKPLPALHRGNFDHDIEILKRHCQIRLVEGLVIGLPMDSKGLSTKQTYLCQRLGKRIAHSLQLPVAWVNEHSSSWSASIQFNLKKDRSGALDSAAAALILEQWLREGPELKPVHLTVTVDSKVVGNSGL; this is encoded by the coding sequence ATGAAAACAAAAAAGCCTTTTCCTCGGTCAGTTTTAAGTATTGATATTGGTCATAAAAGAATCGGATTGGCAGGCTGTGATCCTCTTGGCATAACTATCAAGCCCCTGCCAGCTCTCCACAGAGGAAACTTTGATCACGATATAGAAATACTCAAAAGACATTGTCAAATACGCCTTGTTGAAGGCCTTGTAATTGGCTTGCCTATGGACTCAAAAGGTTTATCAACAAAGCAAACCTATTTATGCCAAAGATTGGGCAAAAGAATTGCTCATTCTCTCCAACTTCCTGTTGCATGGGTGAACGAACACAGCAGTAGCTGGTCTGCCTCCATACAATTCAATTTAAAAAAAGATCGTAGTGGTGCGCTAGACAGTGCAGCAGCTGCTCTAATTCTTGAGCAATGGTTAAGGGAAGGGCCTGAACTAAAACCGGTCCACTT
- a CDS encoding F420-0:Gamma-glutamyl ligase, protein MSLISVLLLILCLLIVCIETHHSLRPKSPLLLKPFSWRITTETDHINLNGRIKIINPDPKMEVMVPELKAKVTLLGNKDLDGIKSKISIIPWHPDEKSREDGYWFAYIVKSKKETEIELDIELNVQHSNNKGNSPDNIWVEINWINYGPFGRIKCHNCFIVSIKRPKPLTSSEANFIEGKGYSLLPVKTHLLGMLDNCSEVLDQYTKNIRKPDDIITIGETPLAVMQGRYLHPSTINPSGIAKILCKAFHPTSSLATACGLQTLIDLVGPTRVIIAWSLGAGMKLIGIKGGFYRLAGEQARLIDDITGTTPPYDQTIVLGPKRSKEICDEASKRLGARVAIVDVNDLGRVKVVASSSNCDKSLLLSSLQNNPAGNANQQTPIVLVRPNQNKT, encoded by the coding sequence ATGAGTTTAATTAGCGTCCTATTACTAATATTATGTTTGCTTATTGTGTGTATTGAAACTCATCATAGTCTCAGGCCTAAATCACCACTCTTACTAAAACCTTTTAGCTGGCGAATTACCACTGAGACTGATCATATTAATCTAAATGGAAGAATTAAGATTATAAATCCTGACCCCAAAATGGAAGTAATGGTTCCAGAGCTTAAAGCAAAAGTAACCTTGCTAGGAAATAAAGATTTAGATGGAATTAAATCAAAAATAAGCATTATACCCTGGCACCCTGACGAGAAATCAAGGGAAGATGGCTATTGGTTTGCATACATTGTAAAAAGCAAAAAAGAAACAGAAATCGAACTAGATATTGAACTAAATGTGCAGCATTCTAATAACAAAGGTAATTCACCTGATAACATCTGGGTGGAAATTAACTGGATAAATTATGGACCTTTTGGACGGATAAAATGCCATAATTGTTTTATTGTTTCTATAAAGAGGCCAAAACCCCTCACTTCATCAGAGGCAAATTTTATCGAAGGGAAAGGCTATTCATTATTGCCAGTAAAAACTCATTTACTAGGCATGCTTGATAATTGTTCAGAGGTTCTTGATCAATACACGAAAAACATTCGTAAACCTGATGACATTATTACCATTGGAGAAACACCCTTAGCTGTAATGCAGGGGAGATATTTACACCCAAGTACAATTAATCCAAGCGGGATTGCAAAAATATTATGCAAGGCATTTCATCCCACAAGCAGTCTTGCTACTGCTTGTGGGCTTCAAACCCTTATTGACCTCGTTGGTCCTACTCGAGTAATTATTGCCTGGAGCCTAGGAGCAGGAATGAAACTAATAGGAATAAAAGGTGGCTTCTATCGACTTGCAGGGGAACAAGCGAGACTTATTGATGATATTACTGGCACAACACCTCCTTATGACCAGACAATCGTGCTAGGTCCAAAACGATCCAAAGAAATATGCGACGAAGCCTCCAAAAGACTTGGAGCAAGAGTGGCAATTGTCGATGTAAATGACCTGGGGCGGGTGAAAGTTGTAGCCTCAAGCTCAAATTGTGACAAAAGCCTTTTGCTATCTTCACTCCAGAACAACCCTGCAGGAAATGCGAATCAGCAAACCCCTATTGTCTTAGTAAGACCAAATCAAAATAAGACCTAA
- a CDS encoding thylakoid membrane photosystem I accumulation factor: MTKLLKTILSILLALIVNVVPAYAARDTNSYDGNIFPIYAGNGSLVPPTNTLSEALDKKRTSVIVYYLDDSADSKAFAPSVSALKLIWSGAIELIPLTTDELQNQPNDDPRKPSYYWHGRIPQVVVIDGQGNVKLDQEGQISLETINEAISEATGLEKPSYSVKIKSFNEYNSEPSVEKEQQ; encoded by the coding sequence ATGACCAAACTTCTTAAGACAATCCTCTCAATATTATTAGCACTAATTGTTAATGTCGTGCCAGCATACGCTGCTAGAGATACCAATAGTTATGATGGGAATATTTTCCCCATATATGCTGGGAACGGTTCTTTAGTCCCACCAACTAATACTTTATCGGAAGCCCTAGACAAAAAACGAACCAGTGTGATCGTTTACTACTTAGATGATAGTGCTGATAGCAAAGCATTTGCACCTTCCGTTTCAGCTTTAAAACTTATCTGGAGTGGAGCAATAGAACTAATACCTCTAACAACTGATGAACTGCAAAATCAACCCAATGACGACCCTAGAAAGCCTTCCTATTATTGGCATGGTCGAATCCCTCAAGTAGTTGTTATTGATGGTCAAGGAAATGTAAAGCTCGACCAAGAAGGCCAAATATCTCTAGAAACAATCAACGAAGCAATAAGCGAAGCGACAGGATTAGAAAAACCATCTTATTCTGTAAAAATAAAGAGTTTTAATGAATATAATAGTGAGCCATCTGTCGAAAAAGAACAGCAGTAA
- a CDS encoding DUF3685 domain-containing protein produces MANSSSNQILLLASDLLGESLALQLTQSDLDVEVFTKSGQLNKYPSLVIWSIETLETLTTIEIELKKLQAHWEPSPVLVLLPEKVRISAMELLKLDSPGLLQAPDLKTLKEAIKTLLQGGRVVRLKDNANSIAVPRSMPLGLSHWLLRTALKQINTDLKHIEDILNHKTSNKLAILVIEGRRRELQSAKSLVLWLWGPIHEPNSSNINVSGAKQLTNADESNNRYGTNITLKERNSIAVWKAINERLQAVLEEQITNSTGTILAIESLNLSRQKDLLVALLNQLHKVMQKLMDGNKSDQSIEQIWSNIQIEIRQQSIRKMIGSYLQITKGNELKPLGEQLLRITDLSESDEELPEPSRMLAPLLLNKPVLVDGQLLPADDPRAVMQLEILTSNWLIRTAELISAEILDACGEWPELRRHMLCQQLISTRELERFRNQLNSQARWQNLIQRPIRLYESKRLLFRFLNKSIQPLMLTEPRDEELRQLGWWQQQVALIVETRDALAPQIQSVVKHFGDLMVIILTQVVGRAIGLVGRGIAQGMGRSLTRSS; encoded by the coding sequence TTGGCTAACAGCAGCTCAAATCAAATTCTTTTACTAGCCTCTGATTTGCTTGGTGAATCTTTGGCATTGCAGCTAACCCAATCAGATCTTGATGTAGAGGTTTTTACGAAAAGTGGCCAACTTAACAAGTATCCTTCCTTAGTCATTTGGTCAATAGAAACCCTAGAGACTCTAACCACAATAGAAATTGAGCTAAAAAAACTTCAAGCACATTGGGAACCTTCGCCTGTACTTGTGCTTCTCCCAGAGAAAGTACGTATAAGTGCTATGGAATTGCTGAAATTAGATTCACCTGGACTACTACAAGCCCCTGACCTAAAAACACTTAAAGAAGCTATTAAAACTTTATTGCAAGGTGGAAGAGTTGTAAGACTTAAGGATAACGCAAACTCAATAGCTGTTCCACGCAGCATGCCTCTTGGGCTAAGTCATTGGCTACTTAGAACAGCATTAAAGCAAATCAACACTGATCTAAAGCATATAGAAGACATCCTCAACCACAAGACATCGAATAAATTAGCTATTCTCGTCATTGAAGGACGAAGAAGAGAGCTTCAAAGCGCAAAGTCACTTGTTTTATGGCTATGGGGACCAATTCACGAACCAAACAGTTCAAATATCAATGTGTCTGGAGCCAAGCAATTAACGAATGCAGACGAATCTAACAACAGATACGGCACTAACATCACCCTTAAAGAACGCAACTCAATTGCAGTTTGGAAAGCGATAAATGAAAGACTTCAAGCTGTTTTAGAAGAACAGATTACGAACTCAACAGGTACAATTCTGGCCATAGAATCCTTGAACCTCTCACGTCAAAAAGACCTTCTTGTTGCCTTATTAAATCAGCTTCATAAAGTCATGCAGAAGCTTATGGATGGCAATAAATCAGATCAATCTATCGAACAAATATGGAGCAATATACAAATTGAAATTCGTCAGCAATCGATCCGCAAAATGATTGGGAGCTACTTGCAAATCACCAAAGGTAATGAGCTGAAACCTCTTGGAGAGCAACTATTACGTATAACCGATCTGTCTGAAAGCGATGAAGAGTTACCTGAACCAAGTCGAATGCTTGCCCCTCTGCTTCTCAATAAACCTGTATTAGTAGATGGACAGCTTCTACCAGCTGACGACCCTCGTGCTGTAATGCAACTTGAAATACTCACAAGTAACTGGCTTATACGTACAGCAGAACTTATAAGTGCGGAAATATTAGATGCCTGTGGAGAATGGCCTGAACTAAGGAGACATATGCTTTGCCAACAACTTATTTCAACAAGAGAATTGGAAAGGTTTCGCAATCAACTAAACAGTCAAGCAAGGTGGCAAAACCTAATTCAAAGGCCCATAAGACTGTATGAAAGCAAGCGGCTTCTTTTTAGATTCTTAAACAAAAGCATTCAACCCCTTATGCTTACTGAACCACGTGATGAAGAACTACGCCAGCTAGGATGGTGGCAGCAACAAGTTGCCTTAATAGTTGAGACACGCGATGCACTTGCACCACAAATTCAGTCAGTTGTCAAACATTTTGGAGATTTAATGGTGATCATACTTACCCAAGTAGTGGGAAGAGCTATAGGACTGGTTGGGCGAGGAATAGCCCAAGGCATGGGTCGAAGCTTGACTAGAAGCTCATAA
- the hisA gene encoding 1-(5-phosphoribosyl)-5-[(5-phosphoribosylamino)methylideneamino]imidazole-4-carboxamide isomerase, producing the protein MEIIPAIDLLNGTCVRLNQGNYERVTQFNKDPVAQALSWQKQGASRLHLVDLDGARSGKPVNDSSIKKIASALEIPVQIGGGIRSVERAEALIDLGLDKIILGTLAIDKPQSIKSLAKKHPERIIVGIDSKKGKVATQGWLNESNVLATELAKYFNDSDIASIITTDIETDGTLKGPNLKAMRSIANVSKKPVIASGGVGSMSDLLSLLSLEALGVTGVIVGRALYDGRVDLKEAKKALGENKLQDFPQGLNSFA; encoded by the coding sequence ATGGAAATCATTCCAGCCATTGATTTGCTTAATGGAACCTGTGTTCGTCTAAATCAAGGAAACTATGAAAGGGTCACGCAATTCAATAAAGATCCAGTAGCACAAGCTTTGTCATGGCAAAAACAAGGTGCCTCAAGACTTCACCTGGTGGATCTCGATGGAGCAAGGAGTGGGAAGCCTGTAAATGACTCATCCATCAAGAAAATCGCATCAGCACTAGAGATACCAGTCCAAATAGGAGGTGGTATCCGCTCAGTCGAAAGAGCCGAAGCGCTAATAGACCTGGGTCTTGATAAAATAATTTTGGGGACCTTAGCTATTGATAAGCCCCAATCGATTAAATCATTAGCCAAAAAACATCCCGAACGGATAATAGTCGGTATAGATTCAAAAAAAGGAAAGGTAGCCACTCAAGGATGGCTAAACGAGAGTAATGTTTTAGCAACTGAACTAGCAAAATATTTTAATGATTCAGACATAGCTTCAATCATCACTACGGATATAGAAACGGATGGCACACTTAAGGGCCCAAACCTTAAAGCCATGAGATCAATTGCCAACGTCTCAAAAAAACCAGTTATTGCCTCTGGAGGAGTTGGGTCCATGAGCGATCTACTCTCATTACTTAGCCTTGAAGCACTTGGAGTTACAGGTGTAATTGTTGGAAGAGCACTTTATGATGGAAGGGTTGACTTGAAAGAAGCCAAAAAAGCTCTTGGGGAAAATAAACTTCAAGACTTCCCACAAGGCCTAAACTCATTCGCATGA
- a CDS encoding NAD-dependent epimerase/dehydratase family protein, which translates to MGGTRFVGKALLLKLQSDGHDLTVFTRGRNPVPGKVEHLIGDRQIEEDLNPLIGKHFDVIVDSSGRTLPDTRNVLERTGSPTHRFLYVSSAGVYQDSDYLPLREDSPIDSLSRHIGKAHTEEWLIKEGVPFTSFRPTYIYGPGNYNSIERWFFDRIISGRVIPLPYEGSNLTHLGHVDDLADAMARSLVNESSVNQIFNCSGPKGVTFLGVVKAAALACGKNPEDIQIRRFDPYKIDPKGRKSFPLRLTNFLVDTTKIEKLLEWKPKYDLISGLRDSYINDYLINPTVDPDFAKDEQLTPF; encoded by the coding sequence ATGGGAGGCACCCGTTTTGTGGGTAAGGCCTTATTACTGAAGCTTCAATCCGATGGACATGATCTGACTGTGTTTACCAGAGGCCGCAATCCTGTCCCTGGAAAGGTTGAACATCTCATTGGAGATAGACAAATTGAAGAGGATTTAAATCCTCTTATAGGAAAGCATTTTGACGTCATTGTTGATAGTTCTGGCAGAACTCTTCCTGATACCAGAAATGTTTTAGAAAGAACTGGCTCACCAACGCATCGTTTTCTTTATGTAAGTTCTGCTGGGGTATATCAAGATTCAGATTACTTACCTTTGCGAGAAGATAGCCCAATAGACTCATTAAGTAGGCACATAGGAAAGGCTCATACAGAGGAATGGCTGATCAAAGAGGGAGTACCCTTTACAAGTTTTCGCCCAACATATATATATGGACCAGGGAATTACAACTCAATCGAAAGGTGGTTTTTCGATAGAATTATTTCTGGAAGAGTAATTCCTTTGCCCTATGAAGGTTCCAACTTAACGCATTTAGGTCACGTTGATGACTTGGCAGATGCAATGGCTCGAAGCCTTGTTAATGAGAGCTCGGTTAATCAAATATTTAATTGTTCCGGTCCTAAGGGAGTTACATTTTTGGGAGTTGTAAAAGCTGCAGCACTGGCTTGTGGTAAGAACCCAGAAGATATACAAATTAGAAGGTTTGACCCTTATAAAATAGATCCAAAGGGGCGTAAGTCCTTCCCCTTAAGGTTAACAAACTTCTTAGTTGATACCACTAAAATTGAAAAACTTTTAGAATGGAAACCAAAATATGATTTAATTTCTGGATTACGAGATAGTTATATAAATGATTACTTAATTAACCCAACTGTAGATCCTGACTTTGCTAAAGATGAGCAACTTACTCCCTTTTGA
- a CDS encoding CDP-alcohol phosphatidyltransferase family protein — MNPKPTHKQKTKARKLANALTITRALLVIPILISLSTGNQFIGFLILVLASLSDLADGWLARFSGGGSSWGAQMDPLADKVLIAGIFLWFAKESVLPIWGVYLLIMREVFISCWRSDLPSGGPASNLGKLKTILQFSTIYLILWPSFLGNEELHQLFIQTALIFFWLSLFFAYFSAIHYLKRE, encoded by the coding sequence TTGAATCCAAAACCTACCCATAAACAAAAAACAAAGGCAAGAAAACTTGCAAATGCACTAACTATTACGAGGGCTCTCCTTGTAATCCCTATTCTTATTTCACTGTCAACTGGTAATCAGTTCATTGGATTCTTAATATTGGTCCTGGCCTCCCTAAGTGATCTTGCAGACGGCTGGCTGGCAAGATTTTCAGGGGGAGGCAGTTCTTGGGGAGCACAAATGGATCCACTTGCGGACAAAGTTCTTATAGCAGGTATTTTTCTTTGGTTTGCAAAAGAATCAGTATTACCAATTTGGGGAGTATATTTATTAATAATGAGAGAGGTATTTATCTCATGCTGGCGATCAGATCTTCCTAGCGGAGGTCCCGCATCAAATCTAGGAAAACTGAAGACAATTCTTCAGTTTTCAACTATATATCTCATATTATGGCCATCATTTTTGGGAAATGAGGAGCTGCATCAACTCTTCATACAAACAGCATTGATTTTCTTTTGGTTGTCCTTATTCTTTGCCTATTTTTCAGCTATTCATTATCTCAAAAGGGAGTAA
- a CDS encoding ribbon-helix-helix domain-containing protein — MSLIQELIEELQKQQKSLHKTYSTSEVAEAAESERLNLTLPVGIMNKLKYHAIKEKRSCSSLASFLIEDGIRRHKYLN, encoded by the coding sequence GTGTCATTAATTCAAGAGTTAATTGAAGAGCTACAAAAACAACAAAAATCTCTTCATAAGACTTACAGCACTTCTGAAGTAGCAGAAGCGGCAGAGTCAGAAAGATTAAACCTTACCCTACCTGTAGGTATCATGAATAAATTAAAGTATCATGCAATCAAAGAAAAACGAAGTTGTAGCAGCCTTGCTTCATTTTTAATAGAGGATGGAATTAGAAGGCATAAATATCTAAACTAA
- a CDS encoding PCC domain-containing protein — protein sequence MESLPLQLSPGCDLRGSLEDLGRQYKENGFVLGVVGNLSRAAFQCPGNPEPTILEGNLEIITLNGTVSPSGVHLHLSISDGACQVWGGHLEPGSLVLKGADILVGFHTSNFAIAPSLDSPYETKSPRLRIAVIAGCPWSARALRLLRPLGIPFSIETIEEQVDFEKLRQITKSETFPQIFIDDNFIGGYEALVEIHGSGKLEDLR from the coding sequence ATGGAATCTTTGCCACTACAACTGAGTCCTGGTTGTGATCTCCGAGGTAGCCTTGAGGACCTTGGTCGTCAATACAAAGAAAATGGTTTTGTACTGGGTGTGGTAGGGAACCTATCTAGAGCTGCATTTCAATGCCCAGGCAATCCAGAACCGACAATCCTTGAAGGCAACCTTGAGATAATTACGCTTAATGGGACGGTTTCACCTAGTGGTGTACATCTCCATTTAAGTATTTCTGATGGAGCCTGTCAGGTTTGGGGTGGGCATTTGGAACCAGGTAGTTTGGTCTTGAAAGGGGCAGATATTTTAGTGGGTTTTCATACAAGTAATTTTGCTATAGCGCCATCTCTAGATTCACCCTATGAGACAAAATCTCCAAGGTTAAGGATTGCAGTAATCGCTGGCTGCCCATGGTCAGCTAGGGCCTTACGGCTTTTGAGACCTTTAGGCATCCCTTTCTCGATAGAGACTATTGAGGAGCAAGTTGACTTTGAAAAATTAAGACAAATCACTAAATCAGAAACATTTCCGCAAATATTCATCGATGATAATTTTATTGGTGGTTATGAAGCCTTAGTCGAAATTCATGGTTCTGGAAAATTAGAGGACCTTAGATGA
- a CDS encoding DUF6737 family protein — protein sequence MKSDKELEAATSFWNEKPWWCRPWSIVITGLIIVAISWAYFYPFITVLCIITVIIWWLLFLKIVPEQYLLSNKLNDDK from the coding sequence ATGAAATCCGACAAGGAACTGGAAGCAGCAACAAGTTTCTGGAATGAAAAACCTTGGTGGTGCAGGCCTTGGAGCATTGTAATTACTGGTTTGATCATAGTTGCAATAAGTTGGGCATACTTTTATCCTTTCATAACTGTTTTATGTATTATTACTGTAATTATTTGGTGGTTATTGTTTCTTAAAATAGTTCCAGAGCAATATCTTCTTTCAAATAAGTTAAATGATGATAAATAA
- a CDS encoding GNAT family N-acetyltransferase, whose amino-acid sequence MSESFPEPLKRKSFLTIKPLEAADIPLVTEWARQEGFAPGNGDVGIYQHTDRQGLWVGWLGEKPIGCIAGVRYNSEYGFLGLFLVIPEERGHGYGVQLWQHALEHLADLPCIGLEAALNRIDDYKKWDFSVSSSTTRWQWFGDGAGASKTPYNYDEQHGELKLLSGQSIPPSSVQAYDAMREPSPRPHFIADWIKHPAGTVMALVDSNGCCHGFGRIRPCLLTKGEGWRIGPLLANSQDLAEILLNSLIRRHPGAVLLDAPGSNPLADQLFERLGFKALSTTVRMYRGQQPPISMKDVYGLACLELG is encoded by the coding sequence TTGTCAGAATCTTTTCCTGAACCTCTAAAAAGGAAATCTTTCCTAACTATCAAACCATTAGAGGCAGCGGATATCCCTTTGGTTACAGAATGGGCGAGGCAAGAGGGGTTTGCCCCGGGAAATGGAGACGTGGGTATTTATCAACATACTGATAGGCAGGGCCTTTGGGTTGGGTGGCTTGGGGAAAAGCCAATAGGTTGTATAGCTGGTGTTCGATATAACTCAGAGTATGGATTTCTTGGATTGTTTCTTGTTATCCCAGAGGAGAGAGGGCATGGATATGGCGTACAGCTTTGGCAACATGCCCTAGAGCATTTAGCAGACCTTCCTTGTATAGGTCTTGAGGCTGCACTCAATCGTATTGATGATTATAAAAAATGGGATTTCTCAGTATCTTCATCAACCACACGTTGGCAATGGTTCGGTGATGGGGCAGGTGCCTCGAAAACTCCCTATAACTATGACGAACAACATGGGGAGTTGAAACTTCTTTCTGGTCAATCTATTCCACCAAGCTCTGTCCAGGCTTATGACGCTATGCGTGAGCCAAGCCCCAGGCCTCACTTCATAGCAGATTGGATTAAACATCCAGCAGGAACAGTTATGGCACTTGTTGATAGCAATGGATGTTGTCATGGCTTTGGAAGGATTCGGCCATGTTTACTTACTAAAGGAGAAGGTTGGCGAATAGGTCCTCTTCTGGCGAATTCTCAGGATTTGGCAGAAATTTTATTGAATAGTTTGATTAGACGCCATCCGGGAGCAGTTCTTTTAGATGCTCCAGGGTCTAATCCTTTGGCAGATCAACTTTTTGAAAGATTAGGTTTTAAAGCCTTGTCAACAACGGTACGTATGTATCGCGGCCAGCAGCCTCCTATTTCTATGAAAGATGTTTATGGGTTAGCTTGTCTTGAACTTGGCTAG